From a region of the Nonlabens dokdonensis DSW-6 genome:
- a CDS encoding 1-aminocyclopropane-1-carboxylate deaminase/D-cysteine desulfhydrase → MNELFLPQKAVNQNFKNFEDLGVFIDIKREDLLHKEVSGNKLRKLKYNLIEAQKQGHDTILTYGGAFSNHIAATAAAGKLLGLKTVGVIRGEELGKNQEHTLSNNSTLQLAQKNGMQFHFVSREAYRQKESKDFFNKMKAVFGSFYHIPEGGTNALAVKGTEEILSEFDKENYDLICVAAGTGGTAAGIINSASKHQKVIVFSALKGDFMKAEIEKYTSHKDFEVVNEDVFGGYAKSDDGLISYMNTRFRESVTQINPQGIPLEPIYTAKMLYGIEHKVKTGVIKGKTRILAIHTGGLQSIAGFNNVLEKKRRLKISYENYV, encoded by the coding sequence ATGAATGAATTGTTCTTACCGCAAAAAGCTGTTAATCAAAACTTCAAAAACTTTGAAGATCTAGGTGTTTTTATTGACATTAAAAGAGAAGATTTGCTCCATAAAGAAGTATCTGGCAATAAGCTGCGTAAACTCAAATACAACTTAATTGAGGCGCAAAAACAAGGTCACGATACGATTCTCACTTATGGAGGTGCTTTTTCAAATCATATTGCTGCCACTGCAGCAGCTGGAAAATTACTAGGTCTTAAAACTGTAGGTGTTATAAGAGGCGAGGAGCTAGGTAAAAATCAGGAACACACCCTTTCTAATAACAGTACCTTACAATTAGCACAAAAAAACGGAATGCAATTTCATTTCGTTTCTCGAGAAGCATATCGGCAGAAAGAGTCTAAAGATTTTTTTAATAAAATGAAGGCCGTCTTTGGTTCATTTTATCATATTCCAGAAGGAGGAACAAATGCTCTTGCAGTAAAAGGAACTGAAGAAATACTCTCCGAATTTGATAAAGAAAACTATGACCTTATTTGCGTGGCAGCTGGAACCGGTGGCACCGCTGCAGGAATAATAAATAGTGCTTCTAAGCATCAAAAAGTTATCGTTTTCTCCGCTTTAAAAGGTGATTTTATGAAAGCTGAAATTGAGAAATATACCTCTCACAAAGACTTTGAGGTAGTAAATGAAGATGTTTTTGGTGGTTATGCAAAGTCAGATGATGGATTAATAAGTTATATGAATACTCGCTTTCGCGAAAGCGTAACCCAAATAAATCCTCAAGGAATACCACTAGAACCTATCTACACTGCAAAAATGTTGTACGGTATAGAACATAAGGTTAAAACTGGCGTTATCAAAGGGAAAACTCGTATTTTAGCCATTCATACTGGCGGTTTACAGTCGATTGCTGGATTCA
- a CDS encoding DUF5522 domain-containing protein, protein MKKIIPVEEGDYYVTPQGYRCFTEQYHLKRGYCCESGCRHCPYGYDKKTNSQN, encoded by the coding sequence ATGAAAAAGATTATTCCCGTAGAGGAAGGTGATTATTATGTAACGCCTCAAGGATACCGCTGTTTTACAGAGCAATACCACCTCAAAAGAGGTTATTGTTGTGAGAGCGGTTGCCGCCATTGTCCTTATGGTTATGATAAGAAAACAAACAGCCAAAACTAG